The DNA segment TCAAATCCATCGTTTACTCCTTGTCCTTGACCAAGGCATAGAACATATTCTCAAGCGATGCGCCAGGCATCCGAGCCTGTTCAGCAATATCAGTCAATGTACCTTGAGCGATGACTCTGCCTTTGTGAAGTACAATAAATCGGTCGCAATAATTTTCAATCGTCGATAAAATATGAGAGCTAAGCAGGATCGAGGAACCACTCTCTTTCATCTCGAGCATGAAATCCAGCAAGGAACGAATTCCGAGCGGATCAAGGCCGAGAAATGGCTCATCAATAATGTACAGCGGAGGCCGGGCCACAAAAGCGCACATGATCATCACCTTCTGCTTCATGCCCTTGGAGAGATGCATTGACAGGCTATCCGCCTTCTCCTCCATATGGAATAGCTTGAGCAGCCGTTCCGAGCGCTGGGCATAATCCTCCTGCCCTACATTGTAGGCTCTAGCGGCGAATTCCAAATGCTCTCTTACGGTCAGCTCTTCATACAATAACGGCGATTCCGGAACAAAAGCCAAAGAAGACTGATAAGTCTCCGGCTCCTCATCCCGCGTCTTTCCTTGAATCACGACACCTCCTCGATGAGGTGTCATCAGCCCCAATATATGCTTCATCGTCGTGCTCTTGCCCGCGCCGTTCAGCCCAATTAGGCCGACCATTTCTCCCGGCTGTACATCAAATTGAATATCGTGAAGCACAGGACGACCGAGGCTATAGCCCCCGCTTAGTTCTTCCACTTGCAATACGGGCATTTCACTCACAAGCGTTCCCCCCTAACGTAGATTCTTCAACCTAAAACTCCCGGTTGCCGATCCTTTACCCCTTATTTTGCTTGTCTTTCAGCCATCTTGGAGCACCTTTATTCTTACGATCCTGATCGTTTTTTTTGGATGTTCGATTATCCCCCTTAACCGATCCTGGGCCAAGTCGCTTTGTCACACTTCTAGACCCAGAGGCTGCAGTTGAAATACCCGCTTTATTCTCAGCCCCTTTTCTAGGGAGGCCTTGTCCTGAGGTGACTTGATGTGAGGAGCTTTTGCTTGCAGTTGCCGATCTTCCTTCAGAAGCCCGGCCGGCTCCTTTTACGGCCTTTCTCCTTCCGCTGGAAACAGAGTCCGGCTTAATCACATTACCGGCATACATTTCCCGTAAAGAAATTTGGATTCTAAGCTCCCTTGAGAATTTTCGAATTATAAATTGCTCTTTAGCTGAAATAATGGATACAGCCAGCCCTTTACGCCCCATTCTTGCCGTTCGGCCTACACGGTGCACGTAATGCTCAGTGTCCGGCGGAGGGTCTAGATTAACCACAAGATCAAGATCTTCGATATCCAGGCCGCGGGCGGCAATATCGCTCGCGACCAACACGCGGATTTTCCCTTCGCGGAAGCGGCGTAGTGTCGCGGCCCTAACCGTTTTATCAGCATCGCCATACAGTGCTCCCGCATGAAGCCCCAAATAATTCATCTTCGCCTCAACCTCGGAAATATGATCGGTATGGTTAATGAACACAATCGTTCTGGCTGGATCATAATGCCGGATAACTCTTCGAAGCATATCGATTTTGTCGCGTTCTTCCGTTATAAAATAAATATGCTCCAAGCTTTTTGCCGTGCGCTGTTCCGGCTCGATCCCGATCTCTACTGGATCCTTCATCTCTTTAGCGGCTAAACTTCTGATTTCCTCGTTGATCGTTGCCGACAGGAACATCAACTGACGTTCCCGAAGCGTTCCCCGCAAAATATGCTCCACATCGGCCGTTCCTCCGAGCTGGAACATTTGATCTACTTCATCGACTACAACGGTGCGTACCGTGTGCAGCTTGATCTTACGCAGGGCCTGAATTTCGCGAATTCTCCCCGGCGTACCGACAACAAGCTGCGGGTGCTGCCTCAGCCGCTCCAGCTGCCGTTTGATCGCCGCTCCACCGATTAGGGCTTGGACACCCACGCCCAGCGGCTCACCGTATTTTTCCGCTTCGCGATAGATTTGCATCGCCAGCTCTTGAGTCGGAGCTAAAATAACACCCTGCAGCGCTTTTTCCTCGGGATTCATTTGTTGCAATACCGGCAGCAAATAAGCCAGTGTCTTTCCCGTTCCTGTCTGAGATTGGGCCAATACATCACGTCCGCTTAATGCTGCGGGAATGCTCTCCGCCTGGACCGGCGAAGGCTCTGAAATCCCAAAATCCGCCAACCTGGACAAGAGCGGCTCCTCAATACCTAACCCGGCAAAACTTATCGTATTCATATATCTTCATCCTCACCGTAAAAGTCATATCTTTCATTATATGCGATAACAGTAAATCCCACCAAATTCGCCATGTTTTTTAACCTCTCCGTGGGGTTTACTCCAAAAAACCGGCTGACTCCTTCAGCCGGTTTTATTCTACTTCTTATTTAACATCCGGTAGCTCAACCTATCAGCGAGACGGGGAAACAGTTGATAGAACTTTGCACCTGCACCGGCAACCCAAGGCAAATTTACTTCCACAGGACTTTTCTCCACAGCAGACACAATAGCCCTTGCAACCCGTTCAGGCTTCATCATAAACCATTTCACATTATTAACATAATGTCCGCTTGGATCAGCCAAGTTAAAAAACGGTGTATCGATTGGGCCCGGATTAATCGTCGTCACTTTGATCCCGTACTCCCGAACCTCTTGGCGAAGCGCACTGCTGAAGCCCAGGACCGCATGCTTGCTTGCTGTATAAGCCGTAGACTTTGAAGTCCCCAGCTTGCCCGCAATCGAAGCCACATTAACGATACGCCCAGCATGGACTTGTTTCATGTAAGGTAGCACGGCCTTAGTGCATCTTACGATACCCATATAATTCACATTCATCATAGCAGAAAATTCATCCAGTGACATTTCATCGCAATATGTAAACTTTCCGTATCCAGCATTATTCAACAAACAATCTACTCGGCCATACTGCGAGTAAATTTCCTTAAATCCATCTTCGACAGATTGATCATTCCCAACATCCATAGATAGTAGCCTGTATGAGCCCTTTAGCCCGGCTCCAACCTTCTCCAGCTTATCCATCGACCGGGCGGCAAGAATAACGTTTGCGCCACGTTCCGACAGCATTTGAGCTGCAATGGCTCCAATCCCGCTAGAAGCCCCAGTCACAACAATAACCTGATTCGTTAACGACATGATTTCCTCTCTCATCCCTTCCAAAGGGTAGTCCTTACACGTAAATAAAAGAACTAGCCCTTCAAATATATCTTCTAGAGCTAGTTCCTAGTCCCATCATTCTATTTTAAGAGATCATGACTTGAATATCCAGTTCTCCGATACCATCCATCATGAGAGGAATGCAGAGTGCTTTGCGAGGGAATGTGTCATTCATGGCTGTGTCGGTTTTGATAACTTGAGGAGGCGTAATATCGACGGCGTAGCCCTGGTTTGATAAAATTGCGCTGGCATTTCCGCTTATCATATTTCCTAGCTCCGAAATAGCGCTCTGACCCATCTCGTCCATTTCGGTAAGAACGAATCCCCCCATCATGGCCGATACCATACGCAGTGCCACCGTCTCTTGCAGACCAAACACAACTATGCCGCTATAATGGCCTGTCATGCCGATTTGTATCCATATATGATCATGTTCCGGCTTAATGTCTTTGACACCAAGACTCCCGGTAGAAGGTGAAATTTGAATAACCTGCTCAATGACCGAACGTGCTGATTCAAGAAAAGGATTTATCACTTCCGCTTTCACTGTTATATGCGCCCCTTTACACTTGGAAGTAATTAATACAATACAAAAGTCCCGTTTCTCCACTTTTAAAATATTATACTTTATTCCTAGGGATAAGTCATTAAAAATCGAACAATACAATATTCTGCATTATGCTTTTCTCTCCTTTAAAGCGTGACTTTCCCTAGGGGCGATGCCTTGCATTGCGTTATGAAGGGCTCATCCCCTATAATTAATGAAATGAACATGTTCGCCGTCGTAGCAGCAAAATAAGCTGGACAACAACAGCTGCGAAAGGAGAGTTCGGATGAACATAAGCCAACTGGAAACACTACTAATGATTTCTAAGACCAAGAGTTTTCGTAAGGCAGGAGAACTCCTCAACCTGACTCAGCCCGCAGTTTCCGCCCAAATCAAAAGCCTGGAGGATGAGTTCAACACGGTCCTAGTTGATCGTAATCAGCCGGTAACATTAACAGATCGCGGGCAGGTTTTTCTCGAACGTGCCGAGGCTATTCTTGACATTGTCGAGGATTTGAAGCAAAAGCTTTCCGATATGGAACATATTCCACAAGGTCATATCGTACTTGGTACAACTACTTCAATTGCCATACAAATTCTGCCGCGCATTTTATCCTATTTTCAAGACCAATTTCCACTGATCAAGACGACGATTCAGTCTATGCCCTCCTCGCAAATTTATCAAAATGTGGAGCAGGGACTCGTTGATATCGGTATCGGCTATTTGATCGAGAACAACCCCCAGGTTCATGCATCGGTGCTGTACTACGATACATTTGAGCTTGTCGTGTCTCCGCTTCATCCGCTTGCAGGGGCTCAGTCGCCTACATTGGACTCTTTGCGGGAGGTACCGATGATCATGCTGTCCCCCGATACGGTGGGAAGACGGTTTGTTGATGAAGTATTCCGCAAGCACTGCATAGAGCCAGAAATCGTAGTAGAGCTTTCCAGCAGCGAGGAAGTCAAGCGAATGGTCGAAATCAATCTAGGAGCCGCAATTATATCCAAGCAATCGGTCATGCGCGAGCTTCGTCAGGGAACATTAAAGATCGTACCGATTCCCGAGCTTGAAACGACCCATCCCGTTGGCGTCATATACAAATCTGGCCGTTACATCAATTCGGCCATGCAGCAATTTCTGAACGATTTAAAAGGAATGCCGGAAACTCATTTTATTAGTTCCGAATAATTTATTCTGATTAAAAAGGAGTATCATCATGAAATTCGATCTGCACACTCACCACTTCCGCTGCGGCCATGCTGATGGCAACATCCGGGATTATATCGAAGCCGGAATTAAAGAAGGGTTATCCGTCATCGGCATTAGCGATCACACCCCGTATTTCGGCAGTCCGGAGGAGCAGCCTTTCCCGCGTATTGCGATGGCCAAGCAAGAGCTTAAACATTACGTAGAGGAAGTTCTGCAGCTCAAGCGGGAATACGAAGGTAAGATCGATGTGCTGTTAGGTATCGAGTCCGACTTTTTCCCGGAACATGCGGAAATTTATCGCCAAACGCTAGCACAATATCCATTTGACTATGTCATCGGATCAGTGCACAGTGTCGGAAATGTCAGCATTTTTAATAAAAACCGTTGGAAAAAGTTAAACAAAGAGCAGCATGTCGCAGACAAAGAAGCCTACTATGCTTTAATTCGTGAATCCGCACGCAGTGGAATGTTTCAAATTCTGGGACATATCGATGCAATGAAAGGAAATTACCCTGCATTTTCGGACATCCCCGCCGCTGAAGCGATCGATGAGACACTTCAAGTCATTGCGGAGGAAGGTGTTGCTATAGAGATCAATACCTCAGGGAAGACAAAGCTGTCCGGGGGCTGGTACCCTTCGGACTCCATTCTGGAGAGAGCGCTGCATTTTGGGGTCGAGGTCACTTTCGGATCGGATGCCCACGTTCCTTCCCGCGTGGCGGACGAGTGGGAAGAGGTCGCCGCACGGCTCAAGGAAATCGGCTTCACGGAATGGGTGTATTTCAAAAACAAAACAAAACAGACAGTTCCGCTGTAAAAATACAAAAAAGAGAACCCATGCGATACGGCGCTGGGTTCCAAAGACAAATATATTCAAAAGGGGGTCATGTATTAAGTGTACCCCCTTACTGTTAGAGAACGATCACAGTAATATTTCATTTATGTAACAAACGAAAGATATTTATAAACTATTTTGCAATTTCTTCCCGATTCACCGCATATAGTTTTTGGGCAGTTTCTACATTTCCCCTCTCCCTCGATCTTATTGGTATCGCTTTGACATATTTCATGCCACATTTCTGCAGAACGCGTTCAGATGCAGGATTATCCCCGGCACAGCGCGCCTCAATTCTGTCAAGCTCCAAAGTTTCGAATCCAAAGGTAATTAAAGACCGGGCTGCTTCCGTCGCATATCCCTGTCGCCAGCAAGCTGGCGACAACAAATAACCTAGCATCGCTTTACCCTTGAGCTGATCCCAGTATTGCAGTGAGCATACCCCAATCATTTTATTAGATTTCTTCAGTTCGATGGCAAAATGCAAATTCTCAAGCGATTCATAACATGCCCTAAAGTATCGAAATAACCGGGCTGGGAACAGCATGGTCTGCGGCTCGAAGGAAGTATTTCTCCTAACCAACGGATTCGTCATGTACTGATACAAGTCCTTGCAGTCCTCCTCTGTAATCTTGCGTAATCTAAGACGCGGACTCTCCAATACTGGAAATCTCTTACTGATCCCCTCTTTAACACGAATCGCCATCACTGTTCGCCCCCTATTTATCTACGCTGAGCTCTACTTCCTGATCTGTCAAAATAATAAGCAAACGCGTAACAAAATAATGTAATCAAAAATATCCATTTGCAGAAACCGATCGCATGACGCAAATGTTCAAAATCCATCAGATATAAGATCGTTTCGCCAAAAATACGCAGTGGATCCCGAAGTACATCCCAGCTATTCCAGCGGATAAACCGTCCCAAATAAACACCAAAGCTGCTGAGCAGCAGAACGCAAACAGCAAATATCCAACCAATAACCGAACCCAGGTATTTACGCACGAGCGCATGAACCGAAGCCAAAGAAGCCGTGGCGATTGCCAGTCCTAGCAGAGCGGCAAAAAACATCGTAAAAAGATGATCCCAGAACAGATTGTCCTCCCAGAAGCGCACACCTGTGCCAGAAGCAATCGGGTAACGGTGAAACGGATGAAGCATATCCGTAATTAAATAAGTGGCATTGGGGTGAAAAAACAGCCACAGCAAACCAACGCCGAGAAAGAGAACTAGCTTCAATGTTTTTCCTTTAAGCAGGCTGGTCATGTCCAATACAATGGCCAAACCTAGAGGTATCCATGCTAAGAAGGTATTCCATAGCATAAATAAATACGATGGTCTTCCCTCGTCTGGCAGCTTTGTATGTAGAACAAATCTCATTCCGATCAATGTGGCAATAAAAAGGATCATGTACAAAATCCATTTCCTCGGGTAACCGAGCTCTCTCCAACCTTGCACTTGTAATGCCTCCTCCATATCCAACGCTTTCCATAAGCTATAAAAGCCCTCAGGTTTTAGACGTTCTATGAAGGCGAAAAGTTACATTTGTTTACAAACATACGTTTGGTAAAATATGGTCATAGTCCGTTATTAGTTTGCTTCGTCTTTATTGCTTTGTATTATGCTTGCTCAAAATATTTATGATCTCTTGATTGATCGCCTTAATATCCGGTCCGTCTGCTGGTTCATCACGCAGGCCGTATTTTTCTTTTAATTTCAAAATGGAATACACGCGATCATCCAGCATATCCAGCGTAATTTGTTCACTCTCCACCGCTGCTGTCAATGCATGGATTACCGCAAGCTGTCTGTCCTTCTCATGTCCGACTAGAACGATATTTCCCCCAGCCTGAATGAATTTGACCGCCGCTTCCCCAATGTCATAATGCTTTACAATCGCTCCCATGGTCATATCATCCGTGATGACTACGCCCTGGAAATTCAGTTCTTCCCGTAACAGTTCGGTAATTACCGCTCTAGAGAACGAGGCTGGATGCTCGGCATCGAGCTCCGGCATAAGCAGGTGAGCAACCATTACCGCATCCGCACCTTCTTTGATCGCCCGGGCGAAGGGCACCAGCTCCAGTTGCCTTAATCTTTCCAAATCATGCTCCACAACAGGCAAGCTCAAATGAGAATCGACTGAAGTATCGCCATGTCCAGGAAAGTGCTTTACTACTGGAATGACGCCTTCCTGCTCGATTGCCTGCAGCATGGTAATCCCCATCCGACTAACGACTTCAGCATTATTTCCAAAGGATCGACTTCCAATGACCGGATTACTGGGGTTGCTATTTACGTCCAGTACCGGAGCAAAATCCATATTTAATCCGAAGCCGCTCAGCTCTTTGCCAATAATGCTTCCGAGGTCCGCTGCCAACTCTTCGCTTCCCGAAGCCCCGATCTTTTCTGCCGTCGGCAAGGCTTTGAAATCCTCGGGCATTCGGGTCACTCGTCCGCCCTCTTCATCCACACTCAAGAACAGGGGCACCTTGCTCTCCTTGTTCATTTTCTTTAGCTGATTGAAAAAATCAAGAGCTTGCTCGGCATTCTTGATGTTATTTTTATAAAAAATAAACCCACCCACATGGTAGTCCTCCAAAAATTGTCGTGCCGTATCGTCAGGCGTCGTACCTTCAACCCCGACCAATACCAATTGTCCGAGCTTCTCTGCCGTGCTCATCTGCTCTAGCATACTCTTGGCATGATCTTTCTCCTGACCATTGCTATTTCCATTCTCTATCGAGTCTGATCCTGATCCGACTTCAGGCAAAGGTTGATTCGATGGCGAAGGATTTGGCGCGTTCGCATTCTGATCATAATCCGGAGCTTGCTTCGGCGCACAAGCCGCCGTTATAGCAATTATGAATACAACAATTAGCCCTGACCGTAACCATAATCTCATGAAGTCGCCTCCTGTCTATTCAGTAGGTCTGTATGTTGGATTTATTTTACCATAAAATATAGGAACCTATTCTTGTATAATCTGTCCACAGCTGTTATTAATGACAAAAGCCCAGCTGATCTCATATAAGAGATTTGCTGAGCTTATTTGCGATTACTTTCCCATTGTAATTGATCAAAAGTCATCACCCCATCTTAAGCTTTTTTCATGAGACGACATCGGCTAATTTCAAACTTACCTTTAAATTCGCTTTGCAGCCGGGTTTCTGCCTCTTTTGAACTTATATCAATTCAGAAACCCGGGGGCAACAGCGACGGTAAGAACATTTGTTTATTGCATTATGTATAACTATTATTAATTTCTAAATGTATTTTTTACCCGCTCTGATCGGATAAAGTACGGAATCCATATCGCACATCCCAAAACACCGCCAATCAGTGTGGAAGTGTAATTTACGCCTTGTACCTCTTTAGCCAT comes from the Paenibacillus lentus genome and includes:
- a CDS encoding ABC transporter ATP-binding protein is translated as MSEMPVLQVEELSGGYSLGRPVLHDIQFDVQPGEMVGLIGLNGAGKSTTMKHILGLMTPHRGGVVIQGKTRDEEPETYQSSLAFVPESPLLYEELTVREHLEFAARAYNVGQEDYAQRSERLLKLFHMEEKADSLSMHLSKGMKQKVMIMCAFVARPPLYIIDEPFLGLDPLGIRSLLDFMLEMKESGSSILLSSHILSTIENYCDRFIVLHKGRVIAQGTLTDIAEQARMPGASLENMFYALVKDKE
- a CDS encoding DEAD/DEAH box helicase, producing MNTISFAGLGIEEPLLSRLADFGISEPSPVQAESIPAALSGRDVLAQSQTGTGKTLAYLLPVLQQMNPEEKALQGVILAPTQELAMQIYREAEKYGEPLGVGVQALIGGAAIKRQLERLRQHPQLVVGTPGRIREIQALRKIKLHTVRTVVVDEVDQMFQLGGTADVEHILRGTLRERQLMFLSATINEEIRSLAAKEMKDPVEIGIEPEQRTAKSLEHIYFITEERDKIDMLRRVIRHYDPARTIVFINHTDHISEVEAKMNYLGLHAGALYGDADKTVRAATLRRFREGKIRVLVASDIAARGLDIEDLDLVVNLDPPPDTEHYVHRVGRTARMGRKGLAVSIISAKEQFIIRKFSRELRIQISLREMYAGNVIKPDSVSSGRRKAVKGAGRASEGRSATASKSSSHQVTSGQGLPRKGAENKAGISTAASGSRSVTKRLGPGSVKGDNRTSKKNDQDRKNKGAPRWLKDKQNKG
- a CDS encoding SDR family NAD(P)-dependent oxidoreductase; translation: MSLTNQVIVVTGASSGIGAIAAQMLSERGANVILAARSMDKLEKVGAGLKGSYRLLSMDVGNDQSVEDGFKEIYSQYGRVDCLLNNAGYGKFTYCDEMSLDEFSAMMNVNYMGIVRCTKAVLPYMKQVHAGRIVNVASIAGKLGTSKSTAYTASKHAVLGFSSALRQEVREYGIKVTTINPGPIDTPFFNLADPSGHYVNNVKWFMMKPERVARAIVSAVEKSPVEVNLPWVAGAGAKFYQLFPRLADRLSYRMLNKK
- a CDS encoding chemotaxis protein CheX yields the protein MKAEVINPFLESARSVIEQVIQISPSTGSLGVKDIKPEHDHIWIQIGMTGHYSGIVVFGLQETVALRMVSAMMGGFVLTEMDEMGQSAISELGNMISGNASAILSNQGYAVDITPPQVIKTDTAMNDTFPRKALCIPLMMDGIGELDIQVMIS
- a CDS encoding LysR family transcriptional regulator, producing the protein MNISQLETLLMISKTKSFRKAGELLNLTQPAVSAQIKSLEDEFNTVLVDRNQPVTLTDRGQVFLERAEAILDIVEDLKQKLSDMEHIPQGHIVLGTTTSIAIQILPRILSYFQDQFPLIKTTIQSMPSSQIYQNVEQGLVDIGIGYLIENNPQVHASVLYYDTFELVVSPLHPLAGAQSPTLDSLREVPMIMLSPDTVGRRFVDEVFRKHCIEPEIVVELSSSEEVKRMVEINLGAAIISKQSVMRELRQGTLKIVPIPELETTHPVGVIYKSGRYINSAMQQFLNDLKGMPETHFISSE
- a CDS encoding histidinol-phosphatase; translated protein: MKFDLHTHHFRCGHADGNIRDYIEAGIKEGLSVIGISDHTPYFGSPEEQPFPRIAMAKQELKHYVEEVLQLKREYEGKIDVLLGIESDFFPEHAEIYRQTLAQYPFDYVIGSVHSVGNVSIFNKNRWKKLNKEQHVADKEAYYALIRESARSGMFQILGHIDAMKGNYPAFSDIPAAEAIDETLQVIAEEGVAIEINTSGKTKLSGGWYPSDSILERALHFGVEVTFGSDAHVPSRVADEWEEVAARLKEIGFTEWVYFKNKTKQTVPL
- a CDS encoding GNAT family N-acetyltransferase, whose protein sequence is MAIRVKEGISKRFPVLESPRLRLRKITEEDCKDLYQYMTNPLVRRNTSFEPQTMLFPARLFRYFRACYESLENLHFAIELKKSNKMIGVCSLQYWDQLKGKAMLGYLLSPACWRQGYATEAARSLITFGFETLELDRIEARCAGDNPASERVLQKCGMKYVKAIPIRSRERGNVETAQKLYAVNREEIAK
- a CDS encoding DUF1361 domain-containing protein, which produces MQGWRELGYPRKWILYMILFIATLIGMRFVLHTKLPDEGRPSYLFMLWNTFLAWIPLGLAIVLDMTSLLKGKTLKLVLFLGVGLLWLFFHPNATYLITDMLHPFHRYPIASGTGVRFWEDNLFWDHLFTMFFAALLGLAIATASLASVHALVRKYLGSVIGWIFAVCVLLLSSFGVYLGRFIRWNSWDVLRDPLRIFGETILYLMDFEHLRHAIGFCKWIFLITLFCYAFAYYFDRSGSRAQRR
- the nagZ gene encoding beta-N-acetylhexosaminidase; its protein translation is MRLWLRSGLIVVFIIAITAACAPKQAPDYDQNANAPNPSPSNQPLPEVGSGSDSIENGNSNGQEKDHAKSMLEQMSTAEKLGQLVLVGVEGTTPDDTARQFLEDYHVGGFIFYKNNIKNAEQALDFFNQLKKMNKESKVPLFLSVDEEGGRVTRMPEDFKALPTAEKIGASGSEELAADLGSIIGKELSGFGLNMDFAPVLDVNSNPSNPVIGSRSFGNNAEVVSRMGITMLQAIEQEGVIPVVKHFPGHGDTSVDSHLSLPVVEHDLERLRQLELVPFARAIKEGADAVMVAHLLMPELDAEHPASFSRAVITELLREELNFQGVVITDDMTMGAIVKHYDIGEAAVKFIQAGGNIVLVGHEKDRQLAVIHALTAAVESEQITLDMLDDRVYSILKLKEKYGLRDEPADGPDIKAINQEIINILSKHNTKQ